GAGATCGAAGCGCAGATGCGCGACGATCCCGACTGGGCCGAGTTCATGGACATCGACTGGTCGAAGGCAACGATCGTCGTTCCCGTCCCCAAGGATGCGATCTCGATCCGCCTCGACAAGGACGTGCTCGACTTCTTCAGGGCGACCGGAAAGGGCTACCAGACGCGCATCAATGCCGTGCTGCGCCACTACATGCAGGAACGTCAGAAGGTGGACAAGGCCGGGTAACGCCGCCGCCCGTCCAGAAAAACTGCACCCCTGTCGCGCAGAACTCGATTGCCGCGCGCGGCGATT
The Mesorhizobium australicum genome window above contains:
- a CDS encoding BrnA antitoxin family protein — translated: MSEKNIVRYSADEIRELVRQGRGRTNLERLESITDAEIEAQMRDDPDWAEFMDIDWSKATIVVPVPKDAISIRLDKDVLDFFRATGKGYQTRINAVLRHYMQERQKVDKAG